tccatctgggatttTTTCAGGGGAAGTTGCATTGCCAGGTGGAAAGGCTGAGGAGGGCGATGCTGATGATGCAGCAACACCATTCTCCACTCATTCTCAATTGCACATGTGTCTGTTTCAAACAAAAACTAAATGTCTTGGCCCTGGCAATTCTAATTTTATCTTCTTTTGATCAGCTGATAGGTTTAGATGTCATACTGATGAATTCTTTGTTGTATTGGACTATTATgaagtcagaaattgaaatcATGCAGTTGATGTGGTAGAATCTTACTAGTTGTCATATGTTGTGCTGATATACTTTTGCAGGATGTCTACTAGCTAATTTATGACATCAATGAGCTGTGGCTTTAATTTAGTTCACAATATACTTTACAGGGATAAAAATCCAACACCTCCTGCTGACCATGCTTTCTAAAATCGACTGAATATAGTCTGATTAGTTTCAAAATATAGTAAATGTTTGAGCAAGTACAGGAGTTTGTAAATGTGTCATCTATGTTTGATATCAGTCCATTTCAACAAATGATTGCTCAAGTGTTGCCTGCTAGCTTGTGGAGTTGTGGTCTTCTGTCCTTTTCATTGTACACATGCAAAGGAAGGCAAAGATGGATTTTAAGCATATTTGGACTATCTAttgatataaatatataatatatttatGCTTCTCTAAAAGACTCATGCAACTTATTTGAATATACCATGCATTCTCCCATTCAAGCACCAAAATAGCTACAAAGATCAAATGTATACTTGATTACCAACTCTATGAATGGATTAAATAGCTTGCAGATAGCTAAATAGACGACTCACTGTACAAGCTGTCTTTTTAGTTGTCTGAGTGTGACATGGCATAGTTCATAGACAACAGCTGTCTAAACTATGCAATGGAAAGGTATTAGAAGAGGATCTATAAAGCTATCTTGACTGCTTTGTGTGATCCGGATGACAAGGGTGGAGTACTTGCATAAGGATATCCTCTTCCACGATGCAAAGAAACTTCGTTACAAGAGGTGCTGGTGCTTCCCCAACCTGGTGGAGAATGTTCCAAGATCATCGAAGCTCAAAGGATGCTTTATCAACAAAGTTGATTTTTATTGTCAACATTGCCAAATCAACGATCATCACACAAGGGGGCATCCAATTCCTAACCCTCTCCTTCGTACTTTGCCATGTAACAATATGTCACTTCAATGATCATCACTTCTTGTTGAGTATACTTAACAATGGCAAAATGACATCTAAGTTTATTGGCACTCAAGTCAAGGGCAAATTTTATTGTTAGATGTATAGTTGAGTGCTGCACCTGCTATAGAACTAGTTCTAATATATTAACATAAATTGTTAGTATATAAAAATTATTTCGAAACATACCTATCATGGGTCTAGTTTTATAGATCTCATCGTAAAGGATACAGTGGTGCAAATGGAATTGGAAACATGCATATGAGAAGAAAGTTATCATATTTTTAAAACGTAAACCATGTTAAAAAATACGAGACTCCAATCTCCTCCCATGGCCCCCAGCAGGCCTTGCAGGTGTCACGGCGCGAGCGCGACTCCGTGCGAGCTAGCTCTTTACCAAGTTAGATCATATAACCAGACCAACAAAAAGGAAAGatcaaaggaaaagaaaaaacatcttAGACCAGCCCATCTATAGAACCAGGGCCCAGAGCCCAAGAGAAAGAGAAGGCTCAAAAACTAGGTAGGACCAATGGGGAAGAAATCAAGCCCAGCGCGATGACGACAGGAAAGCCGGGTGGCAGCGTGAGTTGGGctagatttttttaataagTACGCGCCCACGTGTCTGGCCCAGGACCAGGCCCAGCCCACGAGGGTTTTACTCTTCCGCCTTCTAAAGCCCAACCGGCCATCCCGCCGCCACGGCGACctcgcaccaccgccgccatgtTCCCCTCCcgcgtccgcctcctccgcggcgtcgAATCCACCAACCGCGGCGTACTCCCCCGCTGCTTGGCTCCCCACGCCTCCTCTCCCTGGCACGGCGGAACCGCGCAGcgccactaccaccaccaccaccagctgcaGCAGGAGGACGAGTGGGATGAGTCCAAGGCGGTGAAGGTGACGGTGTGGTGGGACTTCCAGAGGTGCCGCCTCCCTTCCCGCGCCGACCCGCGCTGCCTCGTCCCGCGCCTCACGGCAGCGCTGCGGCGCGCCGGCATCCGCGGGCCCGTCAACGTCACCGCCTTCGGCGACGTCACGCTCATCCCGCGCGCCGAACGGGAGGCGCTCACCGACACCGGCGTCTCCCTGTCGCACGTCCCTTACAGTTGCGCCCTCTGTCCCCTCCCGCCACTGCGATTTCTCTGGTTGCAATTTCCGCGCCAGCCTCGAAATTTCATCAGAATGAGAAATGATTACTaatgttaaaaaaaagaaatgattaCTCCATTTGTTGCTTCTGATTGGTTAGATTATATGTAGTTATTAGATTATATGTAGTTTACAACATATGTGGTTCAAACAGTACTGGAATGTGTTTTCGTTCATGTCATACTGGATACAGTCTTGGAATCATGAGCATAGTGGTTCTAATCTATTGGTATCTACTGTAGTAGATATTGGCACAATTTATCCGTACAGAGGGGGATTGGTTCATATTAGTATTCATGCTACTCTTAAACCTGCTGTCAAAAATATGTAACCTTCTAGGAATGTGTATTGATCTTCAATTCTGCTTCTCTCTAAGGACGTGAATTATCAAATATTAGGACACCCTGTTTTTGTATAATGATTTCAGTTATACGGTGTTGCTATTCCATCTAATTGTGCTAACAATACATTTTTGTTTTCTAGGTGGGAAGGATAGTTTGTACCAATCATTCATGCCTGATCTTGTCTCTTGGATTGCTCAGAACCCTCCACCAGCCCATTTCCTCCTTATATCAGGGGATGAAGACTTTGCAAAAGTTTTGCATCGTCTTCGGATGAGCAACTATAACGTATTGCTTTCTTCCCCAAATGATGGCTCCAAGATGATGCGCAGTGCAGCGACATTTATGTGGCCATGGGAGCCTCTAGTTAATGGGGTGGGTCTCGTACCCAAATATTTGAATCAACCACCTGATGGTTTATCTTCTTGGTATGGTCAGTACAGGGGATGTGGTGATGACCTTCTCCTGGAACCAAAGAAGCCCATGGCTTTGCAACGGAAGACCAAGGAACCTAAAGTCCCCAAATCTGTTGTCATTGGAATTAAGCAAGTACTGCAATTTTACCCTGAAGGTGTCAGTGTTTCAAATCTTCAAGCTCAGCTTAAAAGGATCAATGTGTTTATTGATGAAGGATTCTTTGGCTTCAGAAGGTTCTCTGTCCTTCT
This genomic window from Setaria viridis chromosome 8, Setaria_viridis_v4.0, whole genome shotgun sequence contains:
- the LOC117833653 gene encoding uncharacterized protein, translating into MFPSRVRLLRGVESTNRGVLPRCLAPHASSPWHGGTAQRHYHHHHQLQQEDEWDESKAVKVTVWWDFQRCRLPSRADPRCLVPRLTAALRRAGIRGPVNVTAFGDVTLIPRAEREALTDTGVSLSHVPYSGKDSLYQSFMPDLVSWIAQNPPPAHFLLISGDEDFAKVLHRLRMSNYNVLLSSPNDGSKMMRSAATFMWPWEPLVNGVGLVPKYLNQPPDGLSSWYGQYRGCGDDLLLEPKKPMALQRKTKEPKVPKSVVIGIKQVLQFYPEGVSVSNLQAQLKRINVFIDEGFFGFRRFSVLLKAMPDVVKFIDPLPGDTEPAVVEVFKSSVESSEQSSFNRMDSAQSSIEEKHHNESESEELSSVDDQPSSSELPSCTEKKTLVTEVLLSPLEQVSRGHKKAGLTQRAERPSNHVEADVTLAGDVPSPPSDAPSIDQRNAAVVDLVKKTEQPVNRMEADKVDASGTPSSSGAQGSISNKRGLFERISSLWNGQSA